The Acidithiobacillus sp. genome contains the following window.
AACACATCCATGATGCCATCCGGCCCCGCATCGCGGCTGCCCACGGAGTGGGACGGATCAATACAGACCGGCATCCGCGTCAGCCGCTTCACGGTCGGCACCTGGGCGAAGTCCACGAAGTTGCGGTGCGGATCACCCAGATTCGTCTTCATGCCGCGCAGTCCGAAGACCACCTTGGTATTCCCCTCTGAGGCCAGGTACTCGGCGGCATTGAGGGATTCTTCCAGGGTGATGCCGAAACCGCGCTTGAGCAGGACGGGGAGTTCCTGCTGCCGCCCCACCGCCTTCAGCAACTCGAAGTTCTGGGTATTGCGGGTACCGATCTGCAGCATGACCCCGGTCGGATGGCCGGTTTTCTCCAGCGCCTCACGGATCTCATCCATATGCGACTCGTGGAGAATCTCCATGGCGATGACGCGCATACCGTACTTGCCCGCCAGTTCAAAAACCCAGGGCAGACAGGCCTTGCCGTGCCCCTGAAAGGCATAGGGGCTGGTGCGCGGCTTATAGGCGCCCATGCGAGTGCAGACCTGGCCGTTTTCCTGTAGGGCGCGCAGCATCTGCTCGACGTGCTCCGGGGTATCCACGGCGCAGAGCCCGGCAAAGACGTTGAGATTATCCTGGCTGAAACGCACCCCGTTGTACTCAAAACCATGGGTACGCTGGTCGCCGGTATGGCGGCCCAGCAACCGGTATTCCCGGGACACGCGAATCGCCCGCTCGACACCGGGCAGGGCTTCCATGTCTTCTATCCGCAACGGCTTGGTGTTACCGATCAGGTAAATCTCACTGAGTAACTGCTCCACACCCTGTTCCTGATGGACCCGAAAGTGGATACCGGAGAAGCTGCGCAGATGAGTCAGCAGTTGCTGGAAGATCGGCGATTGTTCGCCGAGGTCGGCTTGCAGGATCAAAATCATGACTTGCCCCCTTTCGTGCCTGCCAAAAACTGCCGAGGAGCATAACATGGCGCCGCCACCGCCTCTATGGAAGCCACGCGTATTTTACCGCGCTATGACCTCAACATGCGTTCCGGCCGCACGTACCTGTCGAATTCTTCCGCGGAGAGATGGCCGAGATGGAGCACCGCTTCTCGCAAGGTGCAGCCTTCGCGGTGGGCATGCTGGGCGACAATAGCGGCTTTTTCATAACCGATCACAGGTGTCAGAGCCGTCACCAGCATGAGGGATTCTTCCATATTCTGCCGTAGCCGACTTTCTGCAGGTTGGAGATCGTGCAGGCAATGGTCGGCGAAAGACCTCGCCGCATCTCCCAGCAGCCGGATAGATTGCAGAATATTATGCGCTATCAGTGGCTTGTATACATTCAGCTCAAAATTACCCTGCGAAGCGGCAAAAGCGATGGCCGCATCATTGCCGTAAATCTGCACGCAGACCATGGTCAGGGCCTCGGCCTGAGTGGGATTCACCTTGCCGGGCATGATGGAGGAGCCGGGTTCGTTTTCCGGAAGATGCAGCTCGCCCAGACCGGCCCGCGGGCCGGAAGCCATCCAGCGGATATCGTTGGCAATCTTTATTAGGGACATGGCCATGCCACGCAGCGCCGCGCTCAATTGCAGCAAAGCTTCATGTCCCGCCAGGGCGGCAAACGCGTTGGCCGCCGAGTGGAAAGGCAGACCCAGCTCCACATGTAACCGCGCGCACACCGCACTAGCAAAATCCGGGTGGCAGTTGAGACCGGTACCGACGGCTGTCCCGCCCAGCGCCAGGGCGTAAAGACCGGGCAGGGTCTGCTCCAGGCTGTGAATGCCCTGCTGCAATTGCGCCATATAGCCAGAAAATTCCTGCCCCAAAGTGAGCGGAACCGCATCCATCAGGTGGGTACGCCCGACCTTGATGAGGTGGGCAAAATCCCCCGTCTTACGCTCCAGTTCTCCCCCCAGGTGCGCCAATGCCGGTAAGAGCCCCTGATGCACCGCCAAAGCCACGGCAATATGCATGGCTGATGGAAAAGCGTCGTTGGAAGACTGTCCCAGATTGACGTGATCGTTGGGGTGAACCGGCGTTTTACTGCCACGGGGCTGCCCTGCCATTTCATTGGCCCGGTTGGCAATAACCTCATTGACGTTCATGTTGCTCTGGGTGCCGCTGCCGGTCTGCCAGACCCGCAACGGAAACTGCATATCCCAGCGCCCGGCAATGACTTCCGCCGCCGCATCATTGATCTTTTCGGCCAACGTCGCGTCCAGTAGGCCCAGTTCGGTATTCACCGACGCCGCCGCCCGCTTGATCCGCGCCAGGGCGTGGATAACCGGCAGAGGCATCTGCTCCGTACCGATGGCGAAATAGCGCAAGGAGCGCTGGGTCTGGGCGCCCCAGAGAGCGGCGTCTTCCACCTCGATAACGCCCATGCTGTCCTTTTCCTGACGCATACTCAGTGTACTCCCGCCAGCTTTTCGGCCTCATCCACCATTCCGGCCATGTAATCCAGCGCGCGCGACCAAATTTCCGGCTCCTCCAGATCAATGCCGGTCATCGCCACTACGTCAGCAGGGGCCTGACTACCGCCAAGTTTCAGCATGGCGATATAACCGGGCACGAACTCCACCGAGGCGGCCCGCTGGCGCTGAATCAGCGCTAGCGTCAGCAGTTCCCCAAAGGCATAGGCATACACATAGCCCGGCGAGCCGATGAAGTGGGGAATATAACTCCACCACCAACGATAACCGGGGCTGAACTGGATACTGTCAGCAAACTGCTCCGTCTGGGTTTGCATCCATAACTCCGCCAGGCGATCCTTGCTCAGTTCGCCCTCGGCACGGCGCGCGCCATGCATGGCCACTTCAAAGCGGTGCATGGCCATCTGCCGGAACACCGTCGCAAAGGTATCCTCAATTTTGCCGCAGAGCAGGGCTAGCCGTCGCTGAGGGTCCTGCTCCTCGCGCACCAGTCGCTCGAAGGTCAGCATCTCGCCAAAGACAGAAGCCGTCTCCGCCGTGGTCAGGGGGGTATCCGCGTTCAAGTGGCCCTGCTCGCGGGCGAGATACTGGTGAATACCATGTCCCAGTTCGTGGGCCACCGTCATCACGTCACGCACTGTGCCGGTATAGTTGACCATGAGGTAGGGGTGGACATCCGGCGTCGCTGGATGCGCGAAGGCCCCGCCCCGCTTGCCTGGCGCCAGCGCGGCGTCAATCCAGCCCTCATCGAAAAAACGCTGGCCGATAGCCCCCAGTTCCGGAGAAAAATCCGTCACTGCCGCCAGCACGATACGCTGACACTCCGCCCAGTCGTAGCGCCGCTCGCCGCCCGGCAAAGGTGCATAGCGGTCATAGTCCATCAATGGCGACACGTTCAATAATTTGGCCTTGAGCCGGTAATAGCGGGCCACCAGCGCGTAGCGTCCAACCACGGCCTGCTCCAGCGCTTCAACCATTTTGTCGGAGATTTCGTTGCTCAGATTGCGGTCACTCAGCCAGTGGGGATAGCGGCGCAGACGGTCATCCAGGGCTTTGTCGGCGAGGATGGCGTTGAAACAGGTGGTGAGGGTATGCAAGCGCCCTTCCAGCCCCTTGCTGAGGGACTCGGCCGCATCGCGACGCAACTCCCGGTCGGGATTGGACAACAGGGTCAACACCTCCTGCTCGGTCATCTGCTTGCCGCGCAGTGGAAAGCGCATTTCCGTCAATGTTTCATCAAAAAGCCGCTCCCAGAGCGCCCGCCCGGTCACCCGCTTTTCCGACAGAATCTGCTCCTCACTCTCGCTGCGCAGGTGGTCACGATACCTCCGCCAGTTGCGCAGCAGATGCGCCCAATGCGCCAGTGCAGGGTCTGCCAGCAGGCTTTCTGCCCGGCTCTCCGCGATGGCATTCCAGGCGATATCGAAGAAGACCAGTTGATTCTGGATGGCCGTGGCGGCCTCTTCATAGGCCTGCAGAGCGGCACCATAGGCGGGCTGATCGGCATGGGTGACGTAACTGAGATAGCGGAAGGTACCCACCCTGGCCATGCGTTGGCGGATAGCCTCCAACTGGCCCACAGCCGCCGCCAGCTGCGCGGCGTCCAGCCCGCCCAGCCCGGGGCGATAGGCTTCAGCGAAACGCGTCGCCGCGCTATCCGCCCAGCGCATGTCTTCCGCCAGCCGCGGATCATCCATCCCGGCATAGAGATCTTCCAGGCGCCAATGTACCCGCTCCGCGCCCGTCGCTGCCTGATTTACGCCCTCCATCATGCTGTTTTCTCCATCCGAGTAAGTTTGAGTGGTACCGCCGTTCAGCCCGCCTTTTCCGGCAAACCCAGACTACGGCGAACACAAGGCAACAACGCCGTTAGATCTGGGGCGCGTCCTGCGCGTTGGGCCTGCCACATCATCTCTCCCAGACAATCCACAAAAAGATGTTCGGCGTCGGTTTCACCCAGCTTGCGGCGCGCGCTGTCGAAGAGGTCCACAATACCTGCAGGCTCTCCCAATGCCAACATTTCCTCCAGCCCCACATGCAGGGACATGTGCATATAAGGATTGCTCCGCCCCTGCTCCGGCAAAAAGTCCTGCTCCAGCCCGCGCTCCACATCGGTCAGCAGAGCATGATATTCCGGATGGCGGAGAATGACAGAGACAATTCGCGTCTGCACCCCTTCCAGCGGACGACACTCCTGATAGGCGCGCCAACTATCCAGAAAGATCTGCCGATATGTTTCTCGTTTAGTGCCATAAAGCATAATGATTAGCCTGTCAGAACATACCCGAAGATCATAGGTCAGACCGGCACGGGTAGGAAAGAGATGCTTTATGTGGTAAATAAGGCGGGACTTGGAACCATAAATCATCTTAATTAAAAGCATTTATCGCAGCATTATTTTCAGCGGGAGATCAGCGCATCATGGCCAACGCGAATGCAGTATCGTCAGCAGCAATAACCACCCTCAACGAACGCCAATGGGAAGGACTCGGCAAAGTCGGTGACGCCGCCCTGCAGGTGCAAAACCTGCTACAGATGCTGCGCGATATTCTCAATGAACTGCCGCAGGCCATTGACACCGACAAGCTCATGGAGACCATGAAGCCGTATCTAGAGCAACTGCAGAGCGTCGCGGAGTCGCTGCAAGCCTTCATTAAGGGCAACTCCAGTGAGGAGCCGCTGGATCGCCTGCGCAACATGCTGAACGATGTCCAGAACGCTGAACTCAACAAGACCCTGAAGGAGGTTCTACAACTGCTCGGCAACCTGCAGCGCGCCGGCTTCTTCAGCTCCATCTCCGCCCTCAGCGCTGAGCTCAAATGTCCCGTCATCGGCGAAAATCCGGAAGACATGGTGCGAAAAATCCATAGCGCTACCGCAAGCATCCAGTATTGGCTGGATAGCGCCAAACAGGGTATTGGTGTCATCGGCAACATGGTCAGCCAACTCGACCTGCCAGATCGTCTCGACGAAATTCAGGAAATGGCCGGCCAGTGGATTCAAATGGCAAAACGGGCCCAGCGCCTGATTCAGGGCGACGCCCCCAACCTGCAAGCGCGCCTGAGCGGCATGCTCGACATGGCAGAAATTCTCGGTGGGCAGATGAACATCGCCATCGGCACCCTGCGCGACACTATGCCAGAAGTGCTGGAAGGCGAAAACATGAGCGGCACGCTCGCCACCATTGGTGCCGGCGGCAGCCGCTGGATGCACATCGCGCTGCGGGTTAAAACTCTGGCACAGGGCAACTCCGAAGATATCGCTCAACGGGTAGAAGGCTTGCTGGACCAGGTGGAGCATCTCGCCGGCTATGCCGCGAGTGCGGGCTTCTTCATTCAGGCGGGTAAAGATGGCGTAGGCGCGGTCCGCAACATCCTCAGCAACATGGACCTGCCGGAAAAGTTGGACGACCTTGCGGAAGAAGCCGAAAAGTGGCTGAAAATCGCGATGCGTGCCAAAGCGCTGGCGCAGGGTAGCTCTGACAGCCTCGCTGATCGCGTTGGTAGCTTGCTGGGCATGGCGGAAGCCATCGGCGGCTCACTGCAGGCGGCGGCTAAGGCACTCGAGGACAAAGGCATCCACCTGGAAGAGCTGATCGCGCCACGCGGCGATCTCAGCATTGCTTTCGGCACCGCCGCAGACACAATCGGCGAATTCTGGCAGGACGGCACCATCCGCCACATCGGCAGCACCATTAGCCAGGGTGCCATGGCCTGGCTGGAAATCGCGCAGATCGGCGCCAAGGCTGTACGGGGCGATGCGGAAAGCATCAACGTGCGTATCAAGGAAATTGTTCTGGGCCTGCATGATGCCCACCTACTGGACATGCTGCCTGACGTCTTCGCGCTGGTGGGTAATTTGCAGAAGGCCGGCCTGGTCGGCAAGCTGAACATGATCATGACGCAAGTCGTCCCCATGATCCCCTCCGACGAAGTCTTTGCCAGCGGTGTGAACAAGGCGATGAAGGCGCTGGAACAGACCAGGACAGAGATGAAGGACGAGAATAACAAGGGTGGCGGCATCTTCGGCCTGATAAAGATATTCTTCGCCAAAGACACCCAGTTCGTGCTGAAGTTCGCCGTGCGCTTCGCCTCCATCTTCCTGAAGGCACTGAAGCAGGGTTGATTTTTTAGCTCTCGCAAAAGAGCCCGGGACCTTGCTGGTCCTGGGCTCTTTTGCGTCGCGGGAAAGGAACGCCGGTACTATGCCCCGTGCTGTCCCCACCACACCTTTGCCTTCTCTGCTGCCGCCCTGGCCGCTGCCGGATCGTTCAGCCAGGCTTTCGCCAGATCGACAATCTCCGCATTATCTTGTGCCCATACCGCAGCGCCGGCGGCCAACAATCCCTGACGTACTGCGTTATCCGGCATTTTCGGACCGAGGATGAGTGGACAACCATCAGCGATGGCTTTGGCAAGATCCACTGCACCGCCTATGAGCGTGCCACCCGGCACACAAAAATCCACACACCCATAGAAAGCATCGCACAGCTCCGCCGTTTCCACAAAGTAGACGCGCGTTTTTATGGGCACGAAGCTGGTGAACAGACGACTATGACGGATGGTCTGCAGATGGTATTTCAGCGCATCACGATAAACAGGTTCGTAGCGCTCTTCCCGATCCGGCGCCAGCACCATGATCCCCATTTTCACCCGCATCAGGGAGAGAAAAATCCCATAGGCCTCAGCATCTTCGCCTTCGTGCAGGTTGGGGAAGTAGACAACGCAACGGTTACGGTCCCGAAACTCCTTAAAACGCTCGCACCATTCCATACAGATCACTCCTTGGCGGTAGTTATGGGCTTTTCCACCCGCGATGATAGGCGACAGGGGCGTATCATTCAAAATTTGCTCAACGCAGGTGCTCATGAATCGCTCACTGCTTTTGTGTTACATTAGCAACAACGCTCAGCAAAGAAGAACACCGGCCCTATGTTGCGAACACTTTTTGTACTCTCGGAGATGGCGCCCTACTCCAAGACGGGCGGTCTCGCGGATGTCGGCGGGGCTTTGCCCCTGGTGTTGGGGCAACTAGGTGTCGATGTTCGCGTGTTGCTGCCCTACTATGGCCGTCCGGCACTACATGATCTGCGCTGGTGCTGCACCGTCAATGTACCCTATACGGGTGAAACGACCGAGCTGTGGTCCCTGGCGGAGCGACCACAGGTTCTTTTCCTCCGTTACCCCGCTTATTATGAGCGTGACGGCAGTCCTTACCAGGATGCTCAAGGTGAAGACTGGTCAGACAATGACCGACGCTTTGCCTCACTCAACCGGGTAGCTGTCGAAATCGCCCAGGGACGTGTATCGGGGCTCAATTGGCGTCCAGATATCGTCCATGCCAATGACTGGCAAACCGGACTGATACCCTACCTGCTCGACCTGGAGTCGCGGATCGGCGCGACACGACCCGCTACCCTTTTTACCATCCATAATCTGGCTTATCAGGGTCGCTTTGCGCCCAGCGCGATGGCGCCACTGCACTTGCCAGCGGCAGATTTTCACTGGCTCGGGACGGAACTCTACGGGGCCTTTTCCTTTATGAAAGCGGGCCTGACTTATAGCGACCAGCTCACCACCGTCAGCCCCACCTATGCCCAGGAGATTCAGACCAGCGCCTTCGGTATGGGACTGGAAGGGCTGCTACAAACCCGATCCGCGCATCTGTCGGGCATTCTCAATGGCATTGATGCCATCCACTGGAACCCCGGCGCGGACCCTTATCTGCCCGCGCATTATTCGCTACAAGATCGGCTCGGCAAGGCGCAGTGCAAATCGCAACTGCAGAGCAGTCTCGGTCTCTACCCCGATCCCGAGGTATTCCTCCTCGGCATGATCAGCCGCCTGGTGGAGCAGAAGGGAACGGATATGGTACTGGATATTCTCCCGGATCTGTTACGCCGCGGCATGCAGGTGGTGGTACTGGGTAGTGGCGATAAATTTTATGAGCGGCAACTACTGGAGATGGCGGCGGCGTATCCGGCGCAAATGGCGACACGCATCGCCTTTGACGAAGGGCTATCCCATCATATTGAAGCAGGCGCAGACGCCTTCCTCATGCCCTCCCGCTTCGAGCCCTGTGGCCTGAACCAGATGTACAGCCTGCGTTACGGCACCTTGCCTATCGTCCACCGTACGGGCGGACTGGCCGATACGGTCACGGATGCCGACGACTTCCGCCATCCGTCACAATGCAACGGATTTGTTTTTGATAACCCGCAAAGCGACGCCCTGCACCATGCCGTGCTGCGCGCGGAGGCGCTGTTCCGTCAACCGGCGCTGTGGTCACATCTGCAGGATCAGGCCATGGCAGGAGACTATAGCTGGCAGCACTCGGCACGTGCCTATTTCCAACTTTATTACGA
Protein-coding sequences here:
- a CDS encoding DUF1841 family protein, with protein sequence MLYGTKRETYRQIFLDSWRAYQECRPLEGVQTRIVSVILRHPEYHALLTDVERGLEQDFLPEQGRSNPYMHMSLHVGLEEMLALGEPAGIVDLFDSARRKLGETDAEHLFVDCLGEMMWQAQRAGRAPDLTALLPCVRRSLGLPEKAG
- the glgA gene encoding glycogen synthase GlgA, whose protein sequence is MLRTLFVLSEMAPYSKTGGLADVGGALPLVLGQLGVDVRVLLPYYGRPALHDLRWCCTVNVPYTGETTELWSLAERPQVLFLRYPAYYERDGSPYQDAQGEDWSDNDRRFASLNRVAVEIAQGRVSGLNWRPDIVHANDWQTGLIPYLLDLESRIGATRPATLFTIHNLAYQGRFAPSAMAPLHLPAADFHWLGTELYGAFSFMKAGLTYSDQLTTVSPTYAQEIQTSAFGMGLEGLLQTRSAHLSGILNGIDAIHWNPGADPYLPAHYSLQDRLGKAQCKSQLQSSLGLYPDPEVFLLGMISRLVEQKGTDMVLDILPDLLRRGMQVVVLGSGDKFYERQLLEMAAAYPAQMATRIAFDEGLSHHIEAGADAFLMPSRFEPCGLNQMYSLRYGTLPIVHRTGGLADTVTDADDFRHPSQCNGFVFDNPQSDALHHAVLRAEALFRQPALWSHLQDQAMAGDYSWQHSARAYFQLYYEVLARRAGGHSAPPARH
- the fumC gene encoding class II fumarate hydratase, with amino-acid sequence MSMRQEKDSMGVIEVEDAALWGAQTQRSLRYFAIGTEQMPLPVIHALARIKRAAASVNTELGLLDATLAEKINDAAAEVIAGRWDMQFPLRVWQTGSGTQSNMNVNEVIANRANEMAGQPRGSKTPVHPNDHVNLGQSSNDAFPSAMHIAVALAVHQGLLPALAHLGGELERKTGDFAHLIKVGRTHLMDAVPLTLGQEFSGYMAQLQQGIHSLEQTLPGLYALALGGTAVGTGLNCHPDFASAVCARLHVELGLPFHSAANAFAALAGHEALLQLSAALRGMAMSLIKIANDIRWMASGPRAGLGELHLPENEPGSSIMPGKVNPTQAEALTMVCVQIYGNDAAIAFAASQGNFELNVYKPLIAHNILQSIRLLGDAARSFADHCLHDLQPAESRLRQNMEESLMLVTALTPVIGYEKAAIVAQHAHREGCTLREAVLHLGHLSAEEFDRYVRPERMLRS
- a CDS encoding 3-deoxy-7-phosphoheptulonate synthase, which produces MILILQADLGEQSPIFQQLLTHLRSFSGIHFRVHQEQGVEQLLSEIYLIGNTKPLRIEDMEALPGVERAIRVSREYRLLGRHTGDQRTHGFEYNGVRFSQDNLNVFAGLCAVDTPEHVEQMLRALQENGQVCTRMGAYKPRTSPYAFQGHGKACLPWVFELAGKYGMRVIAMEILHESHMDEIREALEKTGHPTGVMLQIGTRNTQNFELLKAVGRQQELPVLLKRGFGITLEESLNAAEYLASEGNTKVVFGLRGMKTNLGDPHRNFVDFAQVPTVKRLTRMPVCIDPSHSVGSRDAGPDGIMDVFHVTAQGVVAGANMILVDFHPDPATALVDGPQALLLKELPWFLEDVRLARETYEERMLLAAAQTPI
- a CDS encoding 3-deoxy-D-manno-octulosonic acid transferase; the encoded protein is MSTCVEQILNDTPLSPIIAGGKAHNYRQGVICMEWCERFKEFRDRNRCVVYFPNLHEGEDAEAYGIFLSLMRVKMGIMVLAPDREERYEPVYRDALKYHLQTIRHSRLFTSFVPIKTRVYFVETAELCDAFYGCVDFCVPGGTLIGGAVDLAKAIADGCPLILGPKMPDNAVRQGLLAAGAAVWAQDNAEIVDLAKAWLNDPAAARAAAEKAKVWWGQHGA
- a CDS encoding M3 family oligoendopeptidase; the protein is MMEGVNQAATGAERVHWRLEDLYAGMDDPRLAEDMRWADSAATRFAEAYRPGLGGLDAAQLAAAVGQLEAIRQRMARVGTFRYLSYVTHADQPAYGAALQAYEEAATAIQNQLVFFDIAWNAIAESRAESLLADPALAHWAHLLRNWRRYRDHLRSESEEQILSEKRVTGRALWERLFDETLTEMRFPLRGKQMTEQEVLTLLSNPDRELRRDAAESLSKGLEGRLHTLTTCFNAILADKALDDRLRRYPHWLSDRNLSNEISDKMVEALEQAVVGRYALVARYYRLKAKLLNVSPLMDYDRYAPLPGGERRYDWAECQRIVLAAVTDFSPELGAIGQRFFDEGWIDAALAPGKRGGAFAHPATPDVHPYLMVNYTGTVRDVMTVAHELGHGIHQYLAREQGHLNADTPLTTAETASVFGEMLTFERLVREEQDPQRRLALLCGKIEDTFATVFRQMAMHRFEVAMHGARRAEGELSKDRLAELWMQTQTEQFADSIQFSPGYRWWWSYIPHFIGSPGYVYAYAFGELLTLALIQRQRAASVEFVPGYIAMLKLGGSQAPADVVAMTGIDLEEPEIWSRALDYMAGMVDEAEKLAGVH